In Oryza glaberrima chromosome 8, OglaRS2, whole genome shotgun sequence, the following are encoded in one genomic region:
- the LOC127781657 gene encoding probable fucosyltransferase 8, producing the protein MEMSGAGAGGVPTKLEHDDAAAVAAEREPCGGGAPRREEKERWRRVLVVGCLVALLLFAFFVLGRESASEVLQIANSKLSAMNGGFTTKNPSHGGGAAKHADELLGGLLAPGMDRRSCRSRYQAAHYYKHFPYAPSPHLLDKLRAYEARHRRCAPGTPLYNRSVEQLRSGRSAGGVECNYVVWLPFDGLGNRMLSMVSGFLYALLTDRVLLVDLPHDSSDLFCEPFPGATWLLPPDFPVANLFGLGPRPEQSYTTLLNKKKITAVVNNDDDPASKNATAALPPPPAYVYLSLGYQMADKLFFCGDDQRALAKVNWLLLYSDLYFVPSLYSVAEFNGELRRLFPAKESACHLLARYLLHPTNAVWGMVTRYYNSYLAQASRRIGVQIRMFNFASIPVDDLYNQILTCSRQEHVLPETTTDNDNDDDLATAYDSNSSNGSGGGNYTAILIASLYPDYYERIRATYYEHATRGRVRVGVFQPTHEERQATQRLFHNQKALAEILLLGFSDELVTSGMSTFGYVGSSLAGVRPTILMPAHGHRVPAPPCRRAVSMEPCNLTPPRVGEAECREMAAVVDKEDVARHVKVCEDFDRGVKFFD; encoded by the coding sequence ATGGAGATGAGCGGCGCCGGAGCGGGAGGCGTGCCGACAAAGCTGGAGCACGACGACGCTGCGGctgtggcggcggagcgggagccgtgcggcggcggcgcgccgaggagggaggagaaggagcggTGGCGCCGGGTGCTGGTCGTCGGCTGCCTGGTGGCGCTGCTCCTCTTCGCGTTCTTCGTCCTCGGGCGGGAGAGCGCGTCGGAGGTTCTGCAGATCGCGAACTCCAAGCTGTCCGCCATGAACGGAGGGTTTACGACGAAAAACCCTTCtcatggcggtggcgccgccaagcatgccgacgagctcctcggcgGGCTGCTGGCGCCGGGCATGGACCGGCGGTCGTGCCGGAGCCGGTACCAGGCGGCGCATTACTACAAGCACTTCCCCtacgcgccgtcgccgcacctCCTGGACAAGTTGCGCGCCTACGAGGCTCGGCACCGGAGGTGCGCGCCGGGGACGCCGCTGTACAACCGCTCCGTCGAGCAGCTCCGGTCCGgccgcagcgccggcggcgtggagtGCAACTACGTCGTCTGGCTCCCCTTCGACGGCCTCGGCAACCGCATGCTCTCCATGGTGAGCGGCTTCCTCTACGCGCTCCTCACCGACcgcgtcctcctcgtcgacctGCCCCATGACTCCTCCGACCTCTTCTGCGAGCCCTTCCCCGGCGCGACATGGCTGCTCCCGCCGGACTTCCCCGTCGCCAACCTCTTCGGCCTCGGGCCGAGGCCCGAGCAGTCGTACACGACCCTCctgaacaagaagaagatcaccgccgtcgtcaacaacgacgacgacccggCATCAAAGAACGCCacggccgcgctgccgccgccgccggcgtacgTGTACCTGAGCCTAGGGTACCAGATGGCGGACAAGCTCTTCTTCTGCGGCGACGACCAGCGCGCGCTCGCCAAGGTGAACTGGCTGCTGCTGTACAGCGACCTCTACTTCGTCCCGTCGCTCTACTCCGTCGCCGAGTTCaacggcgagctccggcggctgtTCCCGGCGAAGGAGAGCGCGTGCCACCTCCTCGCCCGCTACCTCCTCCACCCGACCAACGCCGTGTGGGGCATGGTGACACGCTACTACAACTCCTACCTAGCCCAGGCAAGCCGCCGCATCGGCGTCCAGATCAGGATGTTCAACTTCGCCTCCATCCCCGTCGACGACCTCTACAACCAGATCCTCACCTGCTCCCGCCAAGAACACGTTCTACCGGAAACCACCACcgacaacgacaacgacgacgatcTTGCCACGGCGTAcgacagcaacagcagcaatggcagcggtggcggcaacTACACGGCCATCCTGATCGCGTCGCTGTACCCGGACTACTACGAGAGGATCCGGGCGACGTATTACGAGCACGCGACGAGGGGAAGGGTGAGGGTGGGGGTGTTCCAGCCGACGCACGAGGAGAGGCAGGCGACGCAGAGGCTGTTCCACAACCAGAAGGCGCTGGCGGAGATCCTCCTGCTGGGGTTCTCCGACGAGCTCGTCACGTCCGGGATGTCGACGTTCGGGTACGTGGGCAGCAGCCTCGCGGGCGTGCGGCCGACGATCCTGATGCCCGCGCACGGCCACAGggtccccgcgccgccgtgccggcgagCCGTGTCCATGGAGCCGTGCAACCTCACGCCGCCGCGGGTGGGCGAGGCGGAGTGCCGGGAgatggccgccgtcgtcgacaaGGAGGACGTGGCCCGGCACGTCAAGGTCTGCGAGGACTTTGATAGAGGGGTGAAGTTTTTCGATTGA
- the LOC127781656 gene encoding pre-mRNA-splicing factor ATP-dependent RNA helicase DEAH1: MASDGQLRDWVSDKLMSLLGYSKSVVVQYVIRLAKECSSTGDLVGKLVEFGFTSSAETRSFAADIYAKVPRKASGISNYQKQEREAAKLVKKQSTYKLLADEEDNDAETITSTSRQSSASTSSKSRKHFRRKAEDQDDGNDDDETKIKQDSGRNVKRRTEEVDDEDDGNDTDEEQERIRDQQERAQLEKNMRERDAANTRKLMERQLSKEEQEEITRRSQAMDKNDTSDLRKFSRQAYLQKRRDKKIDEIRDEILDHEYIFQDVKLTEAEEKEFRYKKKIYDLVKEHVESADDVAEYKMPEAYDMGDSVNQEKRFSVAMQRYKDPEARDKMNPFAEQEAWEEHQIGKSKLQFGSKDRKRSSDDYQYVFEDGIDFVKSSVIEGTQHEEDSDQEDIDEKDMLKRELQDERKTLPIYKFRDELLKAVEEYQVIVIVGETGSGKTTQIPQYLHEAGYTAKGKVACTQPRRVAAMSVAARVSQEMGVKLGHEVGYSIRFEDCTSEKTLIKYMTDGMLLREFLGEPDLASYSVVMVDEAHERTLSTDILFGLVKDISRFRPDLKLLISSATLDAEKFSDYFDSAPIFKIPGRRYPVEVHYTKAPEADYIDAAIVTVLQIHVTQPPGDILVFLTGQEEIETIDEILKHRTRGLGTKIAELLICPIYANLPTELQAKIFEPTPEGARKVVLATNIAETSLTIDGIKYVVDPGFCKIKSYNPRTGMESLLINPISKASANQRAGRSGRTGPGKCFRLYTSYNYMHDLEDNTVPEIQRTNLANVVLTLKSLGIHDLVNFDFMDPPPSEALLKALEQLFALSALNSRGELTKTGRRMAEFPLDPMLSKMIVASEKYKCSDEVISIASMLSVGNSIFYRPKDKQVHADNARLNFHTGNVGDHIALLNVYNSWKETDYSTQWCYENYIQVRSMKRARDIRDQLEGLLERVEIEISSNASDLDAIKKAITSGFFHHSSRLQKNGSYRTVKNPQTVFIHPSSGLAQVLPRWVIYHELVLTTKEYMRQVTELKPDWLVEIAPHYYQLKDVDDTGTKKLPKGQGRAAL, from the exons ATGGCGAGCGACGGGCAGCTCAGGGACTGGGTCTCCGACAAGCTCATGTCCCTCCTCGGCTACTCCAAGAGCGTCGTCGTGCAGTACGTCATCAGGCTGG CGAAGGAGTGCTCTTCCACCGGCGACCTCGTGGGGAAGCTCGTCGAATTTGGGTTCACGTCCTCCGCGGAGACCCGGAGCTTCGCCGCGGACATCTACGCCAAGGTTCCCAGGAAGGCCAGCGGTATCAGC AATTACCAGAAACAGGAAAGAGAGGCAGCAAAGCTTGTGAAGAAACAGAGCACTTACAAACTGTTGGCTGATGAGGAGGACAACGATGCTGAAACCATCACATCGACGAGTCGACAGAGCTCCGCGAGTACATCCTCTAAGAGTAGAAAGCATTTTAGGAGGAAAGCTGAAGACCAGGACGATGggaatgatgatgat gaaacaaaaataaaacaggATTCTGGGAGGAATGTGAAAAGACGAACAGAAGAGgtggatgatgaagatgatggtaATGATACTGAT GAAGAGCAAGAAAGGATAAGAGATCAGCAGGAAAGAGCTCAGCTAGAAAAAAACATGAGAGAAAGAGATGCAGCCAACACTCGAAAG TTGATGGAGCGACAGTTATCTAAGGAGGAACAAG AGGAGATCACCAGGAGATCTCAAGCAATGGACAAGAATGACACTTCAGATCTGAG AAAATTTTCAAGGCAAGCCTACTTACAGAAGAGAAGGGACAAAAAAATCGATGAGATCAG GGATGAAATTCTAGATCATGAGTACATTTTTCAGGATGTGAAACTAActgaagcagaagaaaaggagtTCAG ATACAAAAAGAAGATTTATGATCTTGTGAAGGAGCATGTTGAGAGTGCAGATGATGTTGCTGAG TACAAAATGCCTGAAGCTTATGACATGGGTGACAGTGTCAATCAAGAAAAGAGATTCTCTGTAGCAATGCAGCGTTACAA AGATCCTGAGGCCAGGGATAAAATGAATCCTTTTGCTGAACAAGAAGCATGGGAAGAGCACCAAATAG GAAAGTCTAAACTGCAATTTGGATCAAAAGATAGGAAGCGGTCTTCTGATGATTATCA GTATGTATTCGAAGATGGCATTGATTTTGTTAAATCTTCAGTCATAGAAGGAACGCAG CATGAAGAAGACTCAGATCAAGAGGATATCGATGAAAAGGATATGTTAAAAAGGGAGCTCCAG GATGAGCGTAAAACTCTTCCAATCTATAAATTCAGGGATGAACTGCTCAAGGCTGTTGAAGAGTATCAG GTTATTGTCATAGTAGGAGAAACTGGCTCTGGTAAAACAACACAAATACCTCAATATCTTCATGAAGCTGGATATACAGCAAAAGGAAAG GTGGCATGTACACAACCTCGTCGAGTTGCAGCAATGAGTGTTGCAGCGAGGGTGTCCCAAGAGATGGGTGTTAAACTAGGACATGAG GTTGGCTACTCTATAAGGTTTGAGGATTGCACGTCTGAGAAAACATTGATTAAGTATATGACTGATGGCATGCTTCTGAGGGAGTTTCTTGGCGAACCAGATTTGGCAAGCTATAG TGTTGTTATGGTTGATGAGGCTCATGAGCGTACACTGTCTACTGATATCTTATTTGGTTTGGTGAAG GATATTTCACGGTTTCGACCAGATCTAAAGTTGCTCATTTCAAGTGCAACCCTTGATGCAGAAAAATTTAGTGACTACTTTGATTCAGCTCCTATTTTCAAGATACCTGGGAGGCGATATCCTGTTGAAGTTCATTATACAAAAGCTCCAGAAGCAGATTATATAGATGCAGCCATTGTCACTGTTTTGCAGATACATGTGACGCAACCCCCTGGTGATATTCTTGTATTCCTTACAGGACAAGAAGAAATTGAAACAATTGATGAAATCCTTAAACACAGAACAAGAGGCTTAGGCACAAAGATTGCAGAACTACTTATCTGTCCTATATATGCAAATCTGCCAACTGAACTTCAAGCTAAGATATTTGAGCCCACCCCAGAGGGTGCTCGGAAGGTTGTTCTGGCCACTAATATAGCAGAGACTTCATTGACCATTGATGGTATAAAGTATGTCGTTGATCCAGGCTTTTGTAAGATCAAGTCATACAATCCCCGAACAGGGATGGAATCTCTACTTATCAACCCTATCTCAAAGGCATCAGCAAACCAGAGGGCAGGAAGATCTGGACGCACTGGACCAGGAAAATGCTTCCGCCTGTACACAAGTTATAATTACATGCATGACCTTGAGGATAATACTGTTCCAGAGATTCAAAGAACCAACCTTGCAAATGTTGTGCTTACACTTAAGAGTCTTGGTATTCATGACTTGGTTAACTTTGATTTTATGGATCCACCTCCATCAGAGGCTCTATTAAAGGCCCTGGAACAACTCTTTGCTCTCAGTGCACTCAACAGTCGTGGAGAATTGACCAAGACTGGCAGAAGAATGGCAGAGTTTCCATTGGACCCTATGTTGTCAAAGATGATAGTAGCTTCAGAGAAATATAAGTGCTCTGATGAGGTCATCTCCATTGCATCCATGTTGTCAGTTGGCAATTCTATATTCTATCGTCCAAAGGATAAACAAGTGCATGCAGACAATGCAAGGTTGAACTTCCACACTGGCAATGTTGGGGATCATATAGCTCTACTCAAT GTTTACAACTCATGGAAAGAAACAGACTATTCAACACAGTGGTGCTATGAAAACTATATACAG GTCCGCAGCATGAAGAGAGCAAGAGATATTCGTGATCAACTGGAGGGACTTCTAGAAAGAGTTGAGATTGAGATTTCTTCAAATGCCAGCGATTTGGATGCTATTAAAAAGGCTATAACATCAG GTTTCTTCCATCATTCTTCACGGTTGCAGAAGAATGGTTCATATAGAACTGTTAAGAACCCTCAAACTGTATTTATTCATCCTAGTTCTGGATTAGCACAG GTACTTCCTCGATGGGTAATATACCATGAATTAGTCCTTACAACAAAAGAATATATGCGTCAG GTAACGGAACTGAAGCCCGACTGGCTGGTAGAAATAGCGCCACACTATTATCAACTAAAAGACGTTGACGACA CTGGGACTAAGAAGCTGCCTAAGGGCCAAGGACGAGCTGCATTGTAA